Proteins encoded by one window of Mustela erminea isolate mMusErm1 chromosome 7, mMusErm1.Pri, whole genome shotgun sequence:
- the LOC116596131 gene encoding b(0,+)-type amino acid transporter 1-like isoform X2, with the protein MERRQERDGGEGVSGLEPGGRGLRLRREIGLWSAVSLTAGCMVGSGIFMSPQGVLDYIGSPGASLVVWAVCGLLAMMGALCYAELGALVPKSGGEYAYILQIFGSLPAFLVIYTFVLLVRPAAIAAISLSFAEYAVAPFYRGCSSLPQAVLKGVAAICILSLMLVNCRSSRLATMLTNVCAVAKVFSLLVIVGGGAVVLGQGRGYTDAFLFAFHNTTQQPGRIGMAFYQGLWSFDGWNNVNYVMEELKNPKQNLVWALLIAIPLVTSLYLLVNISYLLVLSSSEILSSNAVAVSWGNQVLGAWAWLVPLAVTLSTFGSVNGIFFGGSRVCYVAAREGHMLPWLDHLWNHHWLSLVLADKEQESSSTLQGPHRHPCHHASCFFLPGAGTHH; encoded by the exons atggagagaaggcaggagagagatgGCGGTGAGGGGGTGTCAGGACTGGAGCCAGGTGGCAGGGGGCTAAGGCTGAGGAGGGAGATTGGCTTGTGGAGTGCTGTGTCCCTGACTGCTGGCTGTATGGTCGGTTCTGGTATCTTCATGTCACCACAGGGGGTCTTGGACTACATAGGCAGCCCCGGGGCCAGTCTTGTGGTCTGGGCAGTCTGTGGTCTCCTGGCCATGATGGGCGCTCTGTGCTATGCTGAGCTGGGTGCTCTGGTACCCAAATCTGGGGGGGAGTATGCCTACATCCTGCAAATCTTTGGCTCCTTGCCAGCCTTCCTGGTTATCTACACGTTTGTGCTGTTGGTCAGACCAGCCGCCATCGCGGCCATCTCTCTGAGCTTTGCTGAGTATGCAGTGGCTCCGTTCTACCGTGGCTGCTCCTCGCTGCCGCAGGCTGTGCTCAAGGGTGTGGCAGCCATCTGCATCCTGTCGCTGATGCTGGTCAACTGCAGGAGCTCGAGGCTGGCCACCATGCTGACGAATGTGTGCGCGGTCGCCAAAGTGTTCTCGTTGTTGGTCatcgtggggggtggggctgtggTGCTGGGCCAGGGCCGTGGCTACACGGACGCCTTTCTGTTTGCCTTCCACAATACCACGCAGCAGCCCGGGCGCATCGGTATGGCCTTCTACCAGGGACTGTGGTCCTTTGATGGCTGGAATAATGTCAACTACGTGATGGAAGAGCTCAAGAATCCGAAG CAAAACCTGGTGTGGGCGCTGCTGATCGCCATCCCTCTGGTCACCAGCCTCTACCTCCTGGTCAACATCAGTTACCTGCTAGTGTTGTCATCCAGTGAGATCCTCTCCTCTAATGCTGTGGCCGTGAGCTGGGG GAACCAGGTGCTGGGAGCCTGGGCCTGGCTGGTACCCTTGGCTGTCACACTCTCCACGTTTGGCTCCGTCAATGGGATATTCTTCGGTGGAAGCCGTGTGTGCTATGTGGCGGCAAGAGAGGGCCACATG CTTCCTTGGCTGGATCACCTATGGAACCACCATTGGCTGTCTCTTGTACTTGCGGATAAAGAACAAGAATCTTCCTCGACCTTACAAG GTCCCCACCGTCATCCCTGTCATCATGCTTCTTGCTTCTTTCTACCTGGTGCTGGCACCCATCATTGA
- the LOC116596131 gene encoding b(0,+)-type amino acid transporter 1-like isoform X1 yields the protein MERRQERDGGEGVSGLEPGGRGLRLRREIGLWSAVSLTAGCMVGSGIFMSPQGVLDYIGSPGASLVVWAVCGLLAMMGALCYAELGALVPKSGGEYAYILQIFGSLPAFLVIYTFVLLVRPAAIAAISLSFAEYAVAPFYRGCSSLPQAVLKGVAAICILSLMLVNCRSSRLATMLTNVCAVAKVFSLLVIVGGGAVVLGQGRGYTDAFLFAFHNTTQQPGRIGMAFYQGLWSFDGWNNVNYVMEELKNPKQNLVWALLIAIPLVTSLYLLVNISYLLVLSSSEILSSNAVAVSWGNQVLGAWAWLVPLAVTLSTFGSVNGIFFGGSRVCYVAAREGHMPQLLSMVHVHRLTPTPALMFTTAVALVLVIPGNFSTIVNFLSFLGWITYGTTIGCLLYLRIKNKNLPRPYKVPTVIPVIMLLASFYLVLAPIIEHPQTEFLYIFLFLLSGIPVYFLLVYFRCQPKWLQMATLYLQLLLEVAPTVKNVD from the exons atggagagaaggcaggagagagatgGCGGTGAGGGGGTGTCAGGACTGGAGCCAGGTGGCAGGGGGCTAAGGCTGAGGAGGGAGATTGGCTTGTGGAGTGCTGTGTCCCTGACTGCTGGCTGTATGGTCGGTTCTGGTATCTTCATGTCACCACAGGGGGTCTTGGACTACATAGGCAGCCCCGGGGCCAGTCTTGTGGTCTGGGCAGTCTGTGGTCTCCTGGCCATGATGGGCGCTCTGTGCTATGCTGAGCTGGGTGCTCTGGTACCCAAATCTGGGGGGGAGTATGCCTACATCCTGCAAATCTTTGGCTCCTTGCCAGCCTTCCTGGTTATCTACACGTTTGTGCTGTTGGTCAGACCAGCCGCCATCGCGGCCATCTCTCTGAGCTTTGCTGAGTATGCAGTGGCTCCGTTCTACCGTGGCTGCTCCTCGCTGCCGCAGGCTGTGCTCAAGGGTGTGGCAGCCATCTGCATCCTGTCGCTGATGCTGGTCAACTGCAGGAGCTCGAGGCTGGCCACCATGCTGACGAATGTGTGCGCGGTCGCCAAAGTGTTCTCGTTGTTGGTCatcgtggggggtggggctgtggTGCTGGGCCAGGGCCGTGGCTACACGGACGCCTTTCTGTTTGCCTTCCACAATACCACGCAGCAGCCCGGGCGCATCGGTATGGCCTTCTACCAGGGACTGTGGTCCTTTGATGGCTGGAATAATGTCAACTACGTGATGGAAGAGCTCAAGAATCCGAAG CAAAACCTGGTGTGGGCGCTGCTGATCGCCATCCCTCTGGTCACCAGCCTCTACCTCCTGGTCAACATCAGTTACCTGCTAGTGTTGTCATCCAGTGAGATCCTCTCCTCTAATGCTGTGGCCGTGAGCTGGGG GAACCAGGTGCTGGGAGCCTGGGCCTGGCTGGTACCCTTGGCTGTCACACTCTCCACGTTTGGCTCCGTCAATGGGATATTCTTCGGTGGAAGCCGTGTGTGCTATGTGGCGGCAAGAGAGGGCCACATG CCCCAACTTCTGTCCATGGTTCATGTGCATCGCCTCACACCAACTCCGGCCCTGATGTTTACCACCGCAGTGGCTCTGGTCCTGGTCATCCCAGGAAACTTCAGCACCATCGTGAACTTCTTGAG CTTCCTTGGCTGGATCACCTATGGAACCACCATTGGCTGTCTCTTGTACTTGCGGATAAAGAACAAGAATCTTCCTCGACCTTACAAG GTCCCCACCGTCATCCCTGTCATCATGCTTCTTGCTTCTTTCTACCTGGTGCTGGCACCCATCATTGAGCACCCCCAGACTGAGTTCCTGTACATCTTCCTGTTCCTGCTCAGTGGCATCCCGGTCTATTTCCTGCTTGTCTATTTCCGATGCCAGCCCAAGTGGTTGCAGATGGCCACCCTGTATCTCCAGCTGCTCCTGGAAGTTGCTCCAACTGTTAAAAATGTGGACTAA